One window of the Rufibacter radiotolerans genome contains the following:
- the treZ gene encoding malto-oligosyltrehalose trehalohydrolase, with protein MKKVGAVYAADGRCTFRVWDPLKESMVLKLVSPVEQQLEMQREAHGYFSLELANIDPGTRYFFMPNGEKAFPDPASSFQPEGVHGPSEVVDTGAYLWQDSTWRGLPFQDLVLYELHVGTFTPEGTFEAIIPLLPDLVETGINALELMPVAQFPGDRNWGYDGVYPYAVQDSYGGPLGLKTLVDACHALGIAVFLDVVFNHLGPEGNYLGNFGPFFTNKYKTPWGDALNFDGDWSDGVREYFAGNALFWFEEYHVDGLRLDAIHMVYDNGAVHFWEYTHQQVKLLGQKLGRPLYLTAESDLNSPKVVKDPEMGGYGFDAQWLDDFHHALYVLLDKKGKDRYKDFGKLEQLAKAYKDGFVHSGEYVTFRKRKHGVSSAGVSGEKFVAFNLNHDQVGNRVKGERLSVLVNLDRQKLAAAALLLAPYVPLLFMGEEYGDTAPFYYFISHSDKDLVKAVQQGRKEEFADFGFDIAPPDPVAEQTFQDSKLQWDKRTKGKHHLLLQWHQHLLHLRKQEPILRNFNKNDVLVNLLGNAGLVLHRQSIGGQEHLLCLFNFSEEKTAFNFPVWVENWEKILDSTETQWQEKKGKAVPLPSKVTAGSQMQLPALSVAVYKGQEEIE; from the coding sequence ATGAAAAAAGTAGGCGCGGTCTATGCCGCCGATGGAAGATGTACGTTCAGGGTCTGGGACCCATTAAAGGAATCTATGGTCCTAAAGCTGGTGTCCCCGGTGGAGCAGCAACTGGAAATGCAAAGAGAGGCGCATGGCTATTTCTCCCTGGAGTTAGCCAACATTGACCCCGGCACCCGCTACTTTTTCATGCCCAACGGCGAAAAGGCCTTCCCTGACCCTGCCTCCTCCTTTCAGCCCGAAGGGGTGCATGGCCCCTCTGAGGTGGTGGACACCGGAGCATATCTGTGGCAAGACAGCACCTGGCGCGGCCTCCCCTTCCAGGACCTGGTTTTGTATGAACTGCACGTGGGCACCTTCACCCCCGAAGGCACTTTTGAGGCCATCATTCCCTTGCTGCCGGACTTAGTGGAGACCGGCATCAATGCCTTGGAATTGATGCCGGTGGCCCAGTTTCCAGGTGACCGCAACTGGGGCTATGACGGTGTATACCCCTATGCGGTGCAGGATTCATACGGAGGTCCGTTGGGCTTAAAAACCCTGGTGGACGCCTGCCACGCCCTGGGCATAGCTGTGTTCCTGGACGTAGTTTTTAACCACCTAGGGCCGGAAGGGAATTACCTGGGCAATTTTGGCCCCTTCTTCACCAACAAATACAAAACGCCCTGGGGCGATGCCCTCAATTTTGACGGAGACTGGTCTGATGGGGTGCGGGAGTATTTTGCGGGCAATGCCCTGTTCTGGTTTGAGGAATACCACGTGGACGGCCTCCGGTTAGATGCCATTCACATGGTCTATGACAACGGCGCGGTGCACTTCTGGGAATATACCCACCAACAGGTGAAACTCTTGGGCCAGAAACTGGGCCGGCCGCTGTACCTCACCGCCGAAAGCGACTTAAACAGCCCTAAAGTGGTGAAGGACCCGGAGATGGGCGGCTATGGCTTTGACGCCCAGTGGCTGGATGATTTTCACCATGCCCTCTATGTACTGCTGGATAAAAAAGGGAAAGACCGCTACAAAGACTTCGGAAAGCTGGAGCAATTGGCCAAGGCCTATAAAGACGGGTTTGTGCATAGCGGGGAGTATGTGACCTTTAGAAAACGCAAACACGGCGTGTCTTCTGCGGGGGTGTCCGGCGAAAAATTTGTGGCCTTCAACCTAAACCATGACCAGGTGGGCAACCGCGTGAAAGGCGAACGGCTAAGCGTATTGGTGAATCTGGATCGGCAAAAATTAGCCGCTGCCGCTCTGCTCCTGGCCCCTTACGTACCGTTGCTTTTCATGGGCGAAGAATACGGGGATACAGCTCCTTTCTACTACTTTATTAGTCACTCAGACAAAGACCTTGTCAAGGCGGTGCAGCAAGGCAGGAAAGAAGAGTTCGCGGATTTCGGATTTGACATTGCTCCGCCAGACCCGGTGGCAGAGCAAACCTTCCAGGACTCCAAGCTTCAGTGGGACAAAAGAACCAAGGGAAAGCATCACCTCCTGTTGCAATGGCACCAGCACCTTCTTCACCTCAGAAAGCAAGAGCCTATCCTAAGGAACTTCAACAAGAATGATGTGCTGGTGAATTTATTAGGAAATGCTGGATTGGTGCTGCACCGCCAGAGCATTGGCGGACAGGAACACCTGCTTTGCCTTTTCAACTTCTCTGAGGAGAAAACTGCTTTTAACTTTCCGGTTTGGGTGGAAAATTGGGAAAAGATCCTTGATTCTACAGAAACGCAATGGCAGGAGAAGAAAGGAAAAGCCGTTCCGCTACCTTCAAAGGTTACTGCCGGAAGCCAAATGCAATTGCCTGCTTTGAGCGTGGCGGTATATAAAGGCCAAGAGGAGATTGAGTAA
- a CDS encoding DUF4268 domain-containing protein, protein MYTREQASQLRQAFWTTFGQYIAPHPSADGGKINWSNYKTGLKHVYFRMRAEKKTASIGIEMTHPDPEIQELLYEQFLELKLFLHETLGETWEWELHGTNEFGETVSRIYKEISPVNIFNREDWPTLISFFKPRIIALDDFWSNAQYSFDSLR, encoded by the coding sequence ATGTATACCCGGGAACAAGCCTCTCAACTTAGACAAGCCTTCTGGACTACCTTTGGGCAGTACATTGCCCCGCATCCCTCGGCGGATGGGGGCAAGATCAATTGGTCCAATTACAAGACGGGCCTCAAGCATGTGTACTTCAGGATGCGGGCCGAAAAGAAAACCGCCTCAATTGGTATTGAGATGACCCACCCGGACCCGGAGATCCAGGAACTGTTATATGAGCAATTTCTGGAACTGAAGCTTTTCCTGCATGAGACCTTAGGGGAAACCTGGGAGTGGGAGCTGCACGGTACCAATGAGTTTGGCGAAACCGTCAGCCGCATCTACAAAGAAATAAGCCCCGTCAATATCTTTAACCGCGAAGACTGGCCCACGCTCATTTCTTTTTTCAAGCCTCGCATCATTGCCCTGGATGACTTCTGGAGCAATGCCCAGTATAGTTTTGATTCTTTGCGGTAA
- a CDS encoding SDR family oxidoreductase encodes MRILLTGTTGYIGQSLLPALLKEGHEVICCVRDKNRFDLSKFPDAKLEVIEVNFLDRATLEAIPEDIEAAYYLIHSMATQNQDFQKLEETTALNFKDRIQHTKARQVIYLSGIINDQQLSRHLQSRKHVEEILASGTFHLTTLRAGIILGSGSASFEIMRDLVEKLPIMIAPKWLNTRSQPIAIRNVIEYLVGVLGREEVYDQSYDIGGPDIMTYKEMLLGFARVRNLKRKIITVPVMTPKLSSYWLYFVTSVSYPLASNLVKSMSVEVVCKKNNLQQLLNITLLPFETAIRLAFDKIQNEGVIASWKDALSTRVLHGGIPKLLNVPTFGCFKDTRQAEVKDVDKTLQKIWAIGGDTGWYYADWLWEIRGFLDKLVGGVGLRRGRKNSTKIHAGESLDFWRVLYANKEEKVLLLYAEMKLPGEAWLEFKITDHTLTQTATFRPLGVWGRLYWYAVFPFHGFIFSNMLKRIAS; translated from the coding sequence ATGAGAATTTTATTGACGGGTACCACCGGGTACATTGGGCAGAGTTTGCTTCCGGCCTTACTGAAAGAAGGCCATGAGGTGATCTGCTGCGTTCGTGACAAAAACCGGTTCGACCTCAGTAAATTCCCTGATGCGAAACTGGAGGTGATAGAAGTCAATTTCCTGGACCGTGCCACGCTGGAAGCTATTCCAGAGGACATTGAGGCTGCCTATTACCTTATTCATTCCATGGCGACCCAGAACCAGGACTTTCAGAAACTGGAGGAAACCACCGCCCTGAACTTTAAAGACCGGATTCAGCACACCAAGGCCCGGCAGGTAATCTATCTGAGCGGCATTATTAATGACCAGCAGCTGTCCAGGCACCTGCAATCGCGCAAGCATGTAGAGGAGATTCTGGCTTCAGGCACGTTCCATCTTACCACCCTGCGGGCCGGTATCATTCTGGGTTCGGGGAGCGCCTCCTTTGAAATTATGCGTGATCTGGTGGAGAAACTTCCCATCATGATTGCCCCTAAATGGCTCAATACCCGGTCGCAGCCCATTGCCATCAGGAATGTGATTGAATACCTGGTGGGAGTTTTGGGCCGGGAGGAAGTGTATGACCAAAGCTATGACATTGGCGGGCCAGACATCATGACCTACAAAGAAATGCTGCTTGGTTTTGCCCGGGTCCGGAACCTGAAACGGAAGATTATCACCGTGCCGGTCATGACCCCGAAGCTCTCATCCTACTGGCTATATTTTGTCACCTCCGTTTCCTACCCGCTGGCCTCTAACCTTGTAAAGAGCATGAGCGTGGAAGTGGTCTGCAAAAAGAATAACCTGCAGCAGCTCCTCAACATTACCCTATTGCCCTTTGAAACTGCCATCAGGCTGGCGTTTGACAAGATTCAGAACGAAGGCGTGATTGCCAGCTGGAAAGATGCCCTCTCCACCAGGGTGCTGCACGGCGGAATACCCAAATTACTAAACGTGCCCACCTTTGGCTGCTTTAAAGATACCCGGCAGGCCGAGGTGAAGGACGTAGACAAAACCCTTCAGAAAATATGGGCCATTGGCGGCGATACCGGCTGGTACTACGCCGACTGGCTCTGGGAAATACGAGGCTTCCTGGACAAGTTAGTGGGCGGAGTGGGCTTGCGCAGAGGCCGCAAAAACAGCACAAAAATACACGCCGGCGAGTCCCTTGATTTTTGGCGGGTTCTTTATGCCAACAAGGAAGAAAAGGTTTTGCTGCTGTACGCAGAGATGAAATTACCCGGCGAAGCCTGGCTTGAGTTCAAGATAACCGACCATACCCTCACCCAGACCGCCACCTTCCGGCCGCTGGGCGTTTGGGGACGGTTGTACTGGTATGCGGTGTTTCCCTTCCATGGCTTTATCTTCAGTAACATGCTCAAGAGAATCGCCTCCTGA
- a CDS encoding alpha-amylase family glycosyl hydrolase — MQAAQQHLWWQEGVIYQIYPRSFQDSNQDGVGDLPGIIQRLDYLKWLGVDAIWISPIFESPMADFGYDISNYTGIHPLFGTMADFDQLLQEAHARGLRVLLDLVPNHTSDQHPWFLESRSSRDNPKRDWYIWKDPLPDGSPPNNWLAMFGGTAWEWDEATQQYYYHGFLKEQPDLNWRNPEVQAAMLDVMRFWFDKGIDGFRIDVIYHMIKDANFRNNPANPDYTPNQATYNQLLPVYSTDQPEVHEIVQMMRQVANEYEDRVLIGEIYLPISKLVTYYGVDNSGVHLPFNFQLLTLPWEALQVASAIDEYEGALPQDGWPNWVLGNHDQPRIISRVGAAQARVAALLLLTLRGTPTIYYGEEIGMRDVPIPFEEVQDPQGLNMPDKNLSRDPARTPMQWDTSENAGFTTAKPWLRLGRSFHRENVLVQQEDEYSMLTLYRRLLQLRKQEPALAIGSYTPIYSDTQIVSYLRQAEGHDSFFILLNLSHRPCYFKARNMSIRGTVEAATLPELEGMEVNDTLNLAGDEGVIIRLKR; from the coding sequence ATGCAAGCAGCACAACAGCACCTTTGGTGGCAGGAAGGCGTCATCTACCAGATTTACCCCAGGTCTTTCCAGGACAGCAACCAGGACGGAGTAGGAGATTTGCCCGGCATCATCCAGCGGCTGGACTACTTAAAATGGCTTGGCGTAGATGCCATCTGGATCTCTCCCATCTTTGAGTCGCCCATGGCTGATTTTGGGTATGATATCTCCAACTACACCGGCATTCATCCGTTGTTTGGCACCATGGCAGATTTTGACCAACTGCTGCAAGAGGCGCACGCCCGAGGGTTACGGGTTCTCCTGGACCTGGTGCCTAACCACACCTCAGACCAGCACCCCTGGTTTCTGGAATCGCGCTCCAGCAGAGACAACCCCAAGCGGGATTGGTACATCTGGAAAGACCCGCTACCCGATGGCTCCCCGCCCAACAACTGGCTGGCCATGTTTGGGGGCACCGCCTGGGAATGGGACGAGGCCACGCAGCAATATTACTACCACGGTTTCCTGAAGGAACAGCCCGACCTGAACTGGCGCAACCCCGAGGTGCAGGCCGCCATGCTGGACGTGATGCGTTTCTGGTTTGACAAAGGCATTGACGGATTCCGGATAGACGTGATCTACCACATGATCAAAGATGCCAACTTCCGGAACAACCCCGCCAACCCAGACTATACGCCCAACCAGGCTACTTATAACCAGTTGCTGCCGGTATACTCCACAGACCAGCCAGAGGTGCATGAAATTGTGCAGATGATGCGCCAGGTAGCCAATGAATACGAGGACCGCGTGTTGATTGGCGAGATTTACCTGCCCATCAGCAAGCTGGTCACCTACTATGGGGTGGACAATTCTGGTGTGCACCTGCCCTTTAATTTTCAATTACTCACCCTGCCCTGGGAAGCCCTGCAGGTAGCCTCGGCCATTGATGAGTATGAAGGTGCCCTGCCCCAGGATGGCTGGCCCAACTGGGTGCTCGGCAACCATGACCAGCCCCGCATCATCAGTCGGGTGGGCGCGGCCCAGGCCCGGGTGGCTGCCTTGCTGCTGCTTACCTTAAGAGGTACGCCTACTATCTATTATGGAGAGGAGATTGGCATGCGGGATGTGCCTATTCCTTTTGAGGAAGTGCAGGACCCGCAGGGCCTAAACATGCCAGACAAGAACCTGAGCCGCGACCCGGCCCGCACCCCCATGCAATGGGACACCAGTGAGAACGCCGGCTTCACCACGGCCAAACCCTGGCTGCGCCTGGGGCGCTCCTTCCACCGGGAGAACGTGTTGGTGCAGCAGGAAGACGAATACTCCATGCTAACGCTTTACCGCCGGCTCCTTCAACTTCGCAAACAGGAACCGGCTTTGGCCATAGGCAGCTACACCCCAATTTACTCAGATACCCAGATTGTTTCCTACCTACGGCAAGCCGAAGGCCATGACAGCTTTTTCATTCTCCTGAACCTCAGCCACCGGCCCTGCTATTTTAAAGCTAGAAACATGTCTATCAGGGGGACAGTGGAAGCGGCCACCCTGCCCGAGCTGGAAGGCATGGAGGTGAATGACACCCTTAACTTGGCGGGCGACGAAGGCGTGATCATCAGGTTAAAACGGTAA
- a CDS encoding aldo/keto reductase, producing the protein MSEPTKVPSTFLLGGEFTINRMGYGAMRITGEGIWGPPKDKEESLRVLKRALELGINFIDTADSYGPNVSEELIAEALYPYPKDLVIGTKGGLLRTGPNQWPINSSPEHLKEALQGSLERLKLETIDLYQLHRVDPEVPFAKSLEFLQDAQEQGLIKHVGLSEVTVEQIKQAQEYVKVASVQNMYSVDNRKWEPELTFCEENDIAFIPWYPLAGGNQQALEKLKSVGDKHQASVQQIALAWLLHRSPNILLIPGTSKVKHLEENYQAVNIKLSDEDFSDLDKLSSANISG; encoded by the coding sequence ATGAGCGAGCCAACTAAAGTACCTTCTACTTTTCTGCTAGGCGGAGAATTCACTATCAACCGGATGGGCTACGGGGCCATGCGCATAACCGGCGAAGGCATCTGGGGGCCCCCTAAAGACAAAGAAGAATCCCTAAGGGTTTTGAAACGGGCCCTTGAACTGGGCATTAATTTTATAGACACAGCAGATTCATACGGCCCCAATGTGTCTGAGGAACTGATTGCGGAGGCGCTTTACCCCTATCCTAAGGACCTGGTAATCGGGACCAAGGGCGGACTTCTGCGCACCGGCCCAAACCAGTGGCCTATCAATTCTTCCCCAGAGCACCTCAAAGAAGCCTTACAGGGAAGTCTGGAACGGTTGAAACTGGAAACTATTGACCTGTACCAGTTGCACCGGGTAGACCCGGAAGTACCCTTCGCCAAATCTTTGGAGTTTTTGCAGGACGCCCAGGAACAGGGCCTGATCAAACACGTGGGCCTTTCTGAGGTGACGGTAGAACAGATCAAGCAGGCGCAGGAGTACGTGAAGGTGGCCTCGGTGCAGAACATGTACAGCGTAGACAACCGCAAATGGGAGCCGGAATTGACTTTCTGCGAAGAAAACGACATCGCGTTTATTCCGTGGTACCCTCTGGCGGGTGGTAACCAGCAGGCTTTGGAGAAACTGAAATCCGTAGGCGACAAGCATCAGGCAAGCGTGCAGCAAATTGCCCTGGCTTGGCTATTGCACCGTTCGCCCAATATCCTGCTCATACCGGGTACCTCCAAAGTAAAACATCTGGAAGAGAACTACCAGGCCGTGAATATTAAACTCTCTGACGAGGATTTCTCTGACCTGGATAAGTTGAGTTCGGCAAATATTTCTGGGTAG
- a CDS encoding aldo/keto reductase, producing the protein MNYRPLGKSDLPVSEISFGCMSLKGEEKEDINLLHQALEGGINFFDTADLYDQGRNEEIVGKAFKGKRDQVILATKVGNQWRPDGSGWDWNPSKAYILEAVEKSMKRLQTSYLDLYQLHGGTLEDPIEETIEAFELLKAQGKIRHYGISSIRPNVIREYVQRSNLVCVMMQYSLLDRRPEEQVLDLLNQNQISVLARGSLAQGLLLGKPPKPYLSHSLEEVSRAAEAVKTMAGAGSNPEGVAVRYALQSPAVASAVLGIRTEEQLAQALAAAQSAPLSQDQVNLLQQKVPARMYEQHR; encoded by the coding sequence ATGAACTACAGACCTTTAGGGAAATCAGATTTACCGGTAAGCGAGATAAGTTTTGGGTGCATGTCTTTAAAGGGTGAGGAAAAGGAAGACATAAACTTACTGCACCAGGCGCTGGAGGGAGGCATCAACTTCTTTGACACCGCCGACCTCTATGACCAGGGCAGGAACGAGGAAATTGTAGGCAAGGCTTTCAAAGGCAAACGCGATCAGGTTATTCTGGCCACCAAGGTAGGCAACCAATGGCGACCCGATGGCAGCGGCTGGGACTGGAACCCTTCCAAGGCTTACATTCTGGAGGCAGTAGAAAAAAGCATGAAGCGCCTGCAAACCTCTTACCTGGACCTGTACCAACTACACGGCGGCACTTTAGAAGACCCCATTGAGGAAACCATTGAGGCGTTTGAGCTTCTCAAAGCGCAAGGAAAAATCAGGCATTACGGCATTTCCTCCATCAGGCCTAATGTGATACGGGAATATGTGCAGCGGTCTAACCTGGTATGTGTCATGATGCAGTACAGCCTGTTAGACCGGCGGCCCGAGGAGCAGGTGCTGGATTTGCTTAACCAAAACCAGATCAGCGTCTTGGCCCGCGGCTCGTTGGCGCAAGGGCTTCTCCTGGGCAAACCACCTAAACCGTATCTTTCCCATTCCTTAGAAGAAGTTTCCCGCGCGGCAGAAGCGGTAAAAACAATGGCGGGCGCTGGAAGTAACCCGGAAGGGGTGGCCGTGCGGTACGCGCTGCAATCTCCGGCAGTGGCCTCGGCGGTGCTGGGTATCCGGACTGAAGAGCAGTTGGCCCAGGCCTTGGCTGCCGCCCAGTCTGCGCCCTTGAGCCAGGACCAGGTGAATTTACTGCAACAGAAAGTGCCAGCCCGTATGTATGAGCAGCACCGTTAA
- the msrA gene encoding peptide-methionine (S)-S-oxide reductase MsrA, with protein sequence MTDEIPKEKKTYEVATFAGGCFWCMVKPFHKYEGVLEVVSGYTGGHVPNPTYEQVCSETTGHYEAVQVTFDPSVISYPELLDIFWQSIDPTDAGGQFGDRGSSYKTAIFYHSEKQKEQAEISKEEMQQKGPYEEPIVTAILPAAPFYRAEEYHQDYYKKNPSHYNRYHIGSGRAGFLERHWKKS encoded by the coding sequence ATGACGGACGAAATCCCCAAAGAAAAGAAAACGTATGAAGTGGCCACTTTTGCCGGCGGTTGCTTCTGGTGCATGGTAAAACCGTTCCATAAATATGAGGGCGTGCTGGAGGTAGTCTCTGGGTACACCGGCGGCCACGTGCCTAACCCTACCTATGAGCAGGTGTGCTCTGAAACCACCGGCCACTATGAGGCGGTACAGGTCACCTTTGACCCATCGGTTATTTCCTACCCTGAGTTACTGGACATTTTCTGGCAATCCATTGACCCCACCGACGCCGGCGGACAGTTTGGCGACCGGGGTTCCTCTTATAAAACCGCCATCTTCTACCACTCAGAAAAGCAGAAGGAGCAGGCTGAGATCTCTAAAGAGGAAATGCAGCAGAAGGGTCCGTATGAAGAACCTATCGTAACGGCTATTTTACCGGCTGCCCCTTTTTACCGCGCCGAAGAATACCACCAGGACTATTACAAAAAGAACCCCTCGCATTATAACCGATACCACATTGGGTCAGGCCGCGCCGGCTTTCTGGAACGTCACTGGAAGAAATCTTAA
- a CDS encoding transmembrane-type terpene cyclase, with product MLQNPVHIDPTLGMILQISSGLFWTITYILILRRGYLDKLYGMPMVALCANVAWEFIFAFVYPHPKPQLYIDYLWLLFDIGILAQYLRYGKREFPNHLPRPLFYGTFFFTLVFCALTIMLMAREFNDYIGIYAAFAQNLMMSVLFVRMFLKRNSMAGQSVYIALSKMVGTLFPSLLFYLYFPNSYLLILIYSGIFILDLVYFLLLYFKFKTEGLNPWAKL from the coding sequence ATGTTACAGAACCCTGTCCATATAGACCCCACCCTGGGAATGATCCTGCAGATTAGCAGCGGCCTATTCTGGACCATTACCTATATCCTGATTCTGCGCCGGGGCTACTTAGATAAACTCTACGGCATGCCCATGGTGGCATTGTGCGCCAACGTGGCCTGGGAGTTTATTTTCGCGTTTGTATATCCCCACCCCAAACCCCAACTGTACATTGATTACCTGTGGCTGCTGTTTGACATAGGCATTTTAGCGCAATACCTGAGGTACGGAAAGCGCGAATTCCCGAACCATCTTCCCCGCCCGCTTTTCTACGGCACTTTCTTTTTTACCCTGGTTTTCTGCGCGCTCACCATCATGCTCATGGCCCGCGAATTCAACGACTACATTGGCATTTATGCGGCCTTCGCCCAGAATTTGATGATGTCGGTGTTGTTTGTGAGGATGTTCCTGAAGCGGAACAGCATGGCGGGGCAATCGGTATACATTGCGCTGAGTAAAATGGTGGGTACGCTTTTCCCTTCATTGCTCTTCTACCTGTACTTCCCTAATTCCTACCTATTGATCTTGATTTACAGCGGGATATTCATTCTGGACCTGGTGTATTTCCTACTACTCTACTTCAAGTTTAAAACCGAAGGCCTGAACCCCTGGGCCAAATTGTAA
- a CDS encoding aldo/keto reductase: MNYRKLGKSGFNVSEISLGTWQVGGGWGEPFNEKKAEEIIHAAIDAGVNFIDTADVYSDGQSEAAVAKVVKSRSEEVFLATKCGRQIQPHTAEGYTPERLISYVEESLQNMKLETLDLVQLHCPPTEVYSRPEIFGAFEKLKEQGKIRNLGVSVELVDEALMAMKYPNVTTVQVIFNMFRLKPTEQLFAAAKENNIGLIARVPLASGLLSGKMSSNTTFNPEDHRAFNRHGEAFDKGETFSGVDYEQGLAAVEELKKLFPAEPSLAAWALRWVLMFPEISTVIPGASRPEQVRSNIQAAELPALSAAQMEGVKAIYDQYLRPAVHQAW, translated from the coding sequence ATGAACTATAGAAAACTAGGCAAAAGCGGATTCAACGTTTCAGAAATATCTTTGGGTACCTGGCAGGTAGGCGGCGGCTGGGGAGAGCCCTTCAATGAAAAGAAAGCCGAGGAGATCATTCATGCGGCTATTGACGCGGGCGTGAATTTCATTGACACCGCCGATGTGTACAGTGATGGGCAAAGCGAGGCAGCCGTTGCTAAAGTGGTGAAAAGCCGCTCTGAGGAAGTGTTCCTGGCCACCAAATGCGGACGCCAGATTCAGCCCCACACCGCCGAAGGCTACACCCCAGAACGCCTGATTAGCTACGTGGAGGAAAGCCTGCAGAACATGAAACTGGAGACCTTGGACCTGGTGCAGCTCCATTGCCCGCCTACCGAGGTCTATTCCAGACCCGAGATTTTTGGCGCCTTTGAAAAGCTGAAAGAGCAGGGCAAGATCAGAAACCTGGGCGTGAGCGTGGAATTGGTGGACGAGGCCCTCATGGCCATGAAATACCCCAACGTGACCACGGTGCAGGTTATTTTCAATATGTTCCGGTTGAAACCAACCGAGCAGCTTTTTGCCGCCGCCAAGGAAAACAACATTGGCCTGATTGCCCGGGTGCCATTGGCCAGCGGTTTGCTCAGCGGTAAAATGTCCAGCAACACCACCTTTAACCCCGAGGATCACCGGGCGTTTAACCGGCACGGCGAGGCATTTGACAAAGGCGAGACGTTTTCCGGGGTAGACTATGAGCAGGGGCTGGCAGCGGTAGAGGAACTGAAGAAACTGTTTCCGGCGGAGCCGTCTTTGGCGGCCTGGGCCTTGAGATGGGTGCTTATGTTCCCCGAGATCAGCACGGTTATTCCGGGTGCCTCCAGACCAGAACAGGTGCGGTCCAACATTCAGGCCGCCGAGCTGCCGGCCTTAAGTGCAGCCCAGATGGAAGGGGTGAAGGCCATCTATGACCAGTACCTCAGACCAGCCGTTCACCAGGCCTGGTAG
- a CDS encoding DUF5996 family protein yields the protein MPHTWPQLSYEKGHETYETLHLFTQIVGKIKLSKMPWTNHSWHVTLKVTPYGFTSEALQEKDFSFQLDFDFLQHLFLVKTSTGETHSFGLEGLSVAGFYQKVKDLLQELGIDCHIHTLPNELENPIPFEKDETHRTYLPEQAAALHQAFLKAQEVFTEFRAGFSGKCSPVHLFWGSFDLAVSRFSGKRAPKHPGGVPHLPDKVAQEAYSHEVYSCGFWPGNSSFPKAAFYSYIYPEPDGLADSAVKPAAAFFDKSLREFILPYQDVQQASNPTGVLMEFLNRTYEAAAELAHWDRKELEFDFHPGKG from the coding sequence ATGCCGCACACCTGGCCTCAACTCTCCTATGAAAAAGGGCATGAAACCTATGAGACCTTACACCTATTCACGCAGATTGTTGGGAAAATAAAGCTGTCTAAAATGCCCTGGACCAACCATTCCTGGCACGTGACGCTCAAGGTAACGCCCTACGGGTTTACTTCTGAGGCCTTGCAGGAAAAGGACTTCTCCTTCCAACTAGACTTTGATTTTCTCCAGCATCTTTTCCTGGTGAAAACCAGCACCGGAGAGACGCATTCCTTTGGACTGGAAGGCCTATCGGTGGCGGGCTTTTACCAGAAGGTGAAGGACCTGCTGCAGGAATTGGGAATTGATTGCCATATCCATACTCTTCCCAATGAGCTGGAAAACCCCATTCCTTTTGAGAAAGATGAGACGCACAGAACCTACTTGCCGGAGCAGGCCGCCGCATTACACCAGGCCTTTTTAAAAGCGCAGGAGGTCTTCACGGAGTTCAGGGCGGGCTTCAGTGGCAAATGCAGTCCGGTGCATTTGTTTTGGGGCAGCTTTGATCTGGCCGTTTCGCGCTTTTCCGGGAAAAGGGCACCCAAACACCCGGGCGGTGTCCCGCATTTACCTGACAAAGTGGCCCAGGAAGCCTATTCGCATGAAGTATACAGCTGCGGCTTCTGGCCTGGTAACTCCTCTTTCCCCAAGGCCGCCTTCTACAGCTACATTTACCCTGAACCAGACGGTTTAGCAGACTCAGCCGTTAAACCCGCCGCCGCTTTCTTTGATAAAAGCCTTCGGGAATTCATTTTACCTTACCAGGACGTGCAGCAAGCTTCCAACCCAACGGGTGTTTTAATGGAATTTTTAAACAGAACCTATGAGGCCGCTGCAGAATTAGCCCACTGGGATCGCAAGGAACTGGAGTTTGACTTTCATCCAGGTAAAGGCTGA